In Panthera uncia isolate 11264 chromosome B4, Puncia_PCG_1.0, whole genome shotgun sequence, one genomic interval encodes:
- the SHISA8 gene encoding protein shisa-8: protein MASECQLPGPDLALRWWEGWPWVGQGLASGEAGGWGDCLSSLFPHRTLTELLKQPDPQEPLPPPLGPPLGSCVQVQMGDGLPRGSPKNTDKKRPNNVPLGSATPGPLRGPRLQDGGSMTLQRDYAKYATLKAAALKAAEATPPDFYQRFPATEPAPLTVPARPQRPREDLPALLDACPWAPPGYAPPAGLAPSGHYKAWIAGRLARPAPRGHLAAQASPAPRRPGHAPRRQFSVEKPPEAFGPQPPGLYGSAGRGPRHLSTNSKAEVTV from the exons TGGTGGGAGGGCTGGCCTTGGGTAGGCCAAGGCCTGGCCAGTGGGGAAGCAGGAGGTTGGGGGGACTGCCTCTCATCACTCTTCCCCCACAGGACACTGACAGAACTTCTGAAGCAGCCGGACCCCCAGGAGCCGCTGCCTCCACCTCTGGGCCCACCTCTGGGTAGCTGTGTCCAGGTGCAGATGGGGGATGGCCTCCCCAGGGGCTCCCCCAAGAACACAG ACAAGAAACGCCCCAACAACGTGCCCCTGGGGTCAGCGACACCAGGACCCCTGCGTGGCCCCAGGCTGCAGGACGGCGGCAGCATGACGCTGCAGAGGGACTACGCCAAGTACGCCACCCTCAAGGCAGCCGCGCTCAAGGCCGCAG AAGCCACCCCGCCGGACTTCTACCAGCGGTTCCCCGCGACCGAACCTGCCCCGCTGACCGTCCCGGCGCGGCCCCAGCGGCCCCGCGAGGACTTGCCGGCGCTGCTCGACGCCTGCCCCTGGGCCCCGCCGGGCTACGCGCCCCCCGCCGGCCTTGCTCCTTCGGGCCACTACAAGGCCTGGATCGCCGGCCGCCTGGCCCGGCCCGCCCCCCGCGGCCACCTGGCGGCTCAGGCCTCCCCCGCACCCCGGCGGCCCGGCCACGCGCCCCGGCGCCAGTTCAGCGTGGAGAAGCCGCCCGAGGCCTTCGGCCCGCAGCCCCCTGGACTTTACGGCAGTGCAGGCCGCGGGCCCCGGCACCTGAGCACTAACAGCAAAGCTGAGGTCACCGTGTGA